One window from the genome of Oceanispirochaeta sp. M1 encodes:
- a CDS encoding divergent PAP2 family protein gives MNFLTYNPLIFSAFMGMLVAQLAKVILILVMERRMAWDRLTETGGMPSSHSAAVAALATSCGIQYGLNSPYFAISIVFGSIVIYDATGVRRAAGRHAEILNSLIQEMSHLFEEGDKPKALKTLLGHTYPQVFMGTLLGIFIGFACMGKI, from the coding sequence ATGAATTTTCTCACTTACAATCCCCTGATTTTTTCTGCATTTATGGGAATGCTTGTGGCACAGCTTGCCAAGGTTATACTTATTCTGGTGATGGAGAGACGTATGGCCTGGGACCGTCTTACAGAGACCGGTGGAATGCCTTCATCCCATTCGGCAGCAGTTGCAGCTTTAGCAACTTCATGCGGAATCCAGTATGGATTAAACAGCCCTTACTTCGCCATTTCTATTGTATTCGGCTCAATTGTTATTTATGACGCAACGGGTGTTCGCCGGGCAGCAGGCCGGCACGCTGAAATACTCAATAGTCTGATTCAGGAAATGTCTCATCTTTTTGAAGAGGGTGATAAACCCAAGGCTCTGAAGACTCTGCTGGGTCACACCTATCCTCAGGTATTTATGGGAACCCTCCTTGGTATTTTTATCGGATTTGCCTGTATGGGGAAAATCTGA
- a CDS encoding D-alanine--D-alanine ligase family protein gives MNKISVALLYGGRSGEHEVSLRSAASVYKHLDREKYYIHLIGISREGVWYLQNPPGEIEEILSIEEDSQQMLSVVPGKGLSSNKGPIAVDAVLPILHGTFGEDGTLQGLLEIADLPYAGAGVGGSYLSMDKDIAKIIWEHHNLPVVPFRSVRKAECEAENFSWTALLTEIKEKFGMPLFVKPSQCGSSVGVSRVDNEDKFQAAMEEALRFDNKVLVEPAVNAREIECSILGNENPRSFPPGELKPSHEFYDYEAKYLDPDGAALIVPADLEKEDARRVQEIAVKAYEVLGCSGMSRVDFFMDKKTGELFLNEINTIPGFTSISMFPLLCDAGGLPYPALLDEMINLALDRFKKKSALSFTLM, from the coding sequence ATGAATAAAATATCCGTCGCTCTACTATACGGCGGCCGTTCAGGAGAACATGAAGTTTCCCTCCGATCTGCCGCATCTGTCTATAAACATCTAGACCGTGAAAAGTACTATATTCACCTTATCGGTATCAGCCGTGAGGGTGTCTGGTATCTACAGAACCCTCCGGGAGAAATTGAAGAGATCCTCTCGATTGAAGAAGATTCACAGCAAATGCTCAGCGTTGTACCAGGCAAAGGACTTAGCTCAAATAAAGGTCCCATAGCGGTAGATGCGGTTCTGCCCATTCTTCACGGTACTTTCGGTGAAGATGGAACCCTTCAGGGACTCCTTGAGATAGCCGACCTTCCCTATGCCGGGGCAGGTGTAGGTGGAAGCTACCTGAGCATGGATAAGGATATAGCAAAAATAATATGGGAACATCATAATCTGCCTGTTGTTCCCTTCAGAAGTGTCAGAAAAGCAGAGTGTGAGGCTGAAAATTTCAGCTGGACCGCCCTTCTGACTGAAATAAAAGAGAAGTTCGGCATGCCCCTTTTTGTTAAACCCTCCCAGTGCGGCTCCTCTGTAGGTGTCTCCCGTGTGGATAACGAAGATAAATTTCAGGCTGCCATGGAAGAAGCGCTGCGCTTTGATAACAAGGTGCTTGTGGAACCTGCTGTTAATGCCAGAGAAATTGAGTGCTCCATACTGGGAAACGAGAATCCCAGATCTTTCCCTCCCGGAGAACTGAAGCCCAGTCATGAGTTTTATGATTATGAAGCAAAATATTTAGATCCCGATGGAGCCGCACTTATCGTGCCGGCAGATCTTGAAAAAGAAGATGCCCGCAGGGTGCAGGAGATCGCTGTAAAAGCCTATGAAGTACTTGGCTGCAGCGGTATGTCCCGGGTGGACTTCTTTATGGATAAGAAAACAGGAGAGCTGTTTCTCAATGAGATTAACACCATACCCGGTTTTACGAGCATCAGTATGTTTCCTCTTCTCTGTGATGCGGGAGGACTTCCCTATCCCGCTCTACTGGATGAGATGATCAATCTGGCCCTGGACAGATTCAAAAAGAAAAGCGCTCTCAGTTTCACACTGATGTGA
- a CDS encoding 6-phosphofructokinase: MSQGTKKIGILTAGGDCPGLNAAIRGVGKTSILKYGMDVYGFSSGYLGLINNEYRHLDEKSLSGILTMGGTILGTSREKPFKHEEYEEYVQSKPDRILENCDKLGLDALVCIGGNGTMKTAGKLQELGLNIVGIPKTIDNDVWGTDMTFGFDTAVNIATEAIDRMHTTANSHKRIMVVEVMGHHTGWLSLYSGVAGGGDAILLPEIPWKAETLKDYLLKRLEAGKPYSIVVVAEGVKVPGVGMKKNRISAGAAVARLIQDMTGIETRETILGYIQRGGTPSPRDRVIATELGSYAAGMADSGEFGRMAAYHGNDLTSVPLEEVAGKTKFVPADHPLIKHARTIDTCFGDGLGR, encoded by the coding sequence ATGTCACAAGGCACAAAAAAGATTGGAATACTTACAGCAGGAGGCGATTGCCCCGGTTTAAATGCTGCAATCAGAGGGGTTGGAAAGACTTCTATTCTCAAATACGGAATGGATGTCTACGGCTTTTCCTCCGGCTACCTCGGACTGATCAATAATGAGTACAGACATCTGGATGAGAAGTCGTTATCCGGAATATTGACAATGGGAGGGACCATTCTTGGAACCTCAAGGGAAAAACCGTTTAAACACGAAGAGTACGAAGAGTATGTTCAGAGCAAACCCGACCGTATTCTGGAGAACTGCGATAAACTGGGCCTTGATGCCCTTGTATGTATCGGCGGAAATGGAACCATGAAGACTGCAGGAAAACTGCAGGAATTGGGCCTCAATATAGTAGGCATTCCCAAGACCATCGACAACGATGTTTGGGGAACAGATATGACCTTCGGCTTTGATACGGCTGTAAATATCGCCACCGAAGCCATCGATAGAATGCATACCACAGCCAACTCTCATAAAAGAATTATGGTTGTAGAGGTTATGGGTCATCATACGGGCTGGCTGTCACTCTACTCCGGTGTTGCCGGAGGGGGAGATGCCATTCTTCTTCCTGAAATCCCCTGGAAAGCTGAAACACTGAAAGATTACCTTTTGAAACGTCTTGAAGCGGGAAAACCCTACTCTATCGTTGTTGTAGCAGAAGGTGTGAAGGTGCCGGGAGTGGGAATGAAGAAAAACAGAATTTCTGCAGGTGCTGCTGTGGCCCGTCTGATTCAGGATATGACAGGCATAGAAACCAGAGAGACGATTCTGGGGTATATTCAAAGAGGTGGAACCCCCTCTCCCAGAGACAGGGTGATTGCCACAGAACTCGGCTCATACGCAGCAGGTATGGCAGATTCCGGAGAATTCGGCCGAATGGCTGCGTATCATGGAAATGACCTGACATCAGTTCCCCTTGAAGAGGTAGCCGGAAAGACAAAATTTGTCCCTGCAGATCATCCTCTTATTAAACATGCCCGGACTATAGACACCTGTTTCGGTGACGGTCTTGGACGCTGA
- the ppk1 gene encoding polyphosphate kinase 1 yields MARPYTVKKRDYPFFNKEISWLSFNERVLQEAEDKRNPLGDRFKFLGIYSSNLDEFFRVRVAMTRRMCQMGKEGAIMLREDPASAMANIQKEVARQRESFNTILQNMYAELEVMGIRLLKYKQLNKEQSSFIKEYFEREVRHKIFPIMVDARYKLPELQDKTLYLAVEMKKTIGQEDKIRYSIVEIPTKVLPRFIKLPSKKDEQNVMLIDEVVRAGLPSIFRDSHYHSFHSWNFKVVRDAELDIDDDDISLSYMNKVNQSVQKRHLGAPIWFLYDQTMNQDLLDMFLRKMKFRKYDTVTPGGRHHYFSDFMKFPKLVGLQCCEKYEPLQHRHFPKGVKIFQAIKAKDTLLYFPYHSFDTVIDLLREASIDPHVESIKVTLYRVANFSSVVNALINARKNRKEILVILELQARFDEENNIFWANVLKENDVKVIFGVEGLKVHSKLLLISRREKGKTVRYGGIGTGNLNEDTAGLYTDCFLMTSHKEILEEVDALFDFFENNYRYRRNKHLMISPNGLRSGITELIDNEIEFAKKGEKASIRIKLNNLSDEGIIQKLYEASQAGVKIRLIVRGRFSLVPGVEGFSENIEAISILDQYLEHARFFIFRNGGDNRCYITSADWLGRNLDRRVEVTCPVYRKSLKAELKSIFDIQWSDNRKARILDKDLKNEYVEAGDGDEKIRSQEAVYKYLIKRTARS; encoded by the coding sequence ATGGCCCGCCCCTATACCGTAAAGAAAAGAGATTACCCTTTTTTTAATAAAGAGATCAGCTGGCTTTCCTTTAATGAGAGAGTTCTGCAGGAAGCCGAAGACAAAAGAAATCCTCTGGGTGATCGCTTCAAATTTCTGGGAATCTACTCTTCAAATCTTGATGAGTTTTTCAGGGTTCGTGTTGCCATGACCCGTCGGATGTGCCAGATGGGAAAAGAGGGAGCTATAATGCTTCGGGAAGACCCTGCCTCTGCCATGGCAAATATTCAGAAGGAAGTGGCCAGACAGAGAGAAAGCTTCAACACAATACTTCAGAATATGTATGCTGAGCTCGAGGTAATGGGAATAAGGCTTCTGAAATACAAACAGCTGAATAAAGAGCAGAGTTCTTTTATAAAAGAGTATTTTGAGAGAGAGGTCCGTCACAAGATCTTCCCCATAATGGTGGATGCACGTTACAAACTGCCCGAGCTGCAGGACAAAACACTATACCTTGCGGTGGAGATGAAAAAAACAATCGGCCAGGAAGATAAAATCCGCTACAGTATCGTTGAGATCCCGACAAAAGTTCTTCCCCGGTTTATCAAACTTCCCAGCAAGAAAGATGAACAGAATGTAATGCTTATTGATGAAGTGGTCCGTGCAGGACTTCCATCAATTTTCAGAGACAGCCATTATCACAGTTTCCATTCATGGAACTTCAAGGTTGTACGGGATGCGGAACTGGATATTGATGATGACGATATCTCACTCAGTTATATGAACAAAGTAAACCAGAGTGTCCAGAAGAGACATCTGGGAGCACCAATCTGGTTCCTCTATGATCAGACCATGAATCAGGATCTGCTGGATATGTTCCTCAGAAAAATGAAATTCAGAAAGTATGATACGGTTACCCCTGGAGGCAGGCATCACTACTTCAGCGACTTTATGAAGTTCCCCAAACTGGTGGGACTGCAATGTTGTGAAAAATATGAACCTCTGCAGCACAGACACTTTCCCAAGGGTGTAAAAATCTTCCAGGCGATCAAGGCTAAAGATACACTTCTCTATTTTCCGTATCACAGTTTTGATACGGTGATCGATCTACTGCGGGAGGCTTCCATCGATCCCCACGTGGAAAGCATTAAAGTAACACTCTACAGAGTGGCAAACTTTTCATCCGTTGTGAATGCCCTGATCAATGCCAGGAAGAATAGAAAAGAGATTCTGGTTATCCTGGAGCTGCAGGCCCGTTTTGATGAAGAGAATAATATTTTCTGGGCCAATGTACTTAAAGAAAACGATGTAAAAGTAATTTTTGGTGTGGAAGGTCTCAAGGTTCACTCCAAACTTCTCCTTATCAGCAGAAGGGAGAAGGGAAAAACCGTCCGCTACGGTGGTATAGGTACGGGTAACCTAAACGAGGATACCGCCGGCCTCTACACAGACTGTTTCCTTATGACTTCCCATAAGGAGATTCTCGAGGAGGTGGACGCCCTCTTCGATTTCTTCGAAAACAACTACCGCTACCGACGGAACAAGCACCTGATGATATCCCCCAACGGCCTCCGTTCAGGGATTACCGAGCTTATCGACAATGAAATTGAATTTGCCAAAAAAGGTGAGAAAGCAAGCATCAGGATAAAACTGAACAACCTCAGCGATGAAGGGATTATTCAAAAGCTTTATGAAGCCTCCCAGGCAGGAGTCAAAATCCGCCTGATCGTACGGGGCCGGTTTTCTCTGGTTCCCGGAGTTGAGGGATTCAGTGAAAATATCGAAGCCATAAGTATCCTGGATCAGTATCTGGAACATGCCCGTTTCTTTATTTTTAGAAACGGGGGAGACAACCGCTGCTATATCACTTCGGCAGACTGGCTGGGACGAAATTTAGACCGCCGGGTTGAAGTAACCTGCCCTGTATACCGTAAGAGTCTTAAGGCAGAACTTAAGAGTATCTTTGACATACAGTGGTCTGATAACAGAAAGGCCAGAATACTGGATAAAGATCTTAAAAATGAATATGTAGAAGCCGGGGATGGAGACGAAAAAATCCGCTCCCAGGAAGCCGTGTACAAATATCTGATAAAAAGAACCGCCCGGAGTTAG
- a CDS encoding HAD-IG family 5'-nucleotidase, which translates to MPVFINRVLNMKNIKVIGFDMDYTLVRYHTEAFEELTHRLAAERLSESPEYPIAVKDLKFDFQRAIVGLVIDKRNGNLLQVSRHGKVKIAFHGLEPLDYHRMQHIYQETAIDLRDPDFQSLDTSFAISYGVLFSQLVQMKSEGADLPAYHDLANDVNHAIDILHQDDSLKSRIRNDFERFVVKDPRIAGMLERYKDYGKKLMIITNSDYAYTRKLMDYSLNPFLKKYKNWRELFDIVITFADKPRFFEQKGRFLKIDPESETMINHTDAVDSGIYQGGNFSKLQKDLGYSGSEILYLGDHIYGDVVSIKKSCNWRTALVLGDLEDEIKGIRESRSIQEEINSLMDKKLKLEKEINSLDSRRYEGEAVSRSRITALFDSLDKLNSKISELLGQYKAFFNPYWGEILRAGFDESRYAEQVEKYACVYMTKVSDLYDYSPKTYFRPYRRTMPHEDLNLLD; encoded by the coding sequence ATGCCCGTATTTATCAACCGAGTACTGAATATGAAAAACATCAAGGTTATCGGCTTTGATATGGATTACACCCTTGTCCGTTATCATACTGAAGCCTTTGAAGAGCTGACACACAGGCTTGCTGCAGAACGTCTTTCTGAAAGTCCGGAATATCCCATCGCAGTAAAGGATCTGAAATTTGATTTCCAGAGAGCCATTGTGGGACTGGTCATAGACAAAAGAAACGGAAACCTCCTGCAGGTAAGCCGTCACGGCAAGGTAAAGATAGCCTTTCACGGCCTGGAACCCCTTGATTATCATAGGATGCAGCATATCTACCAGGAGACGGCCATCGATCTGAGAGATCCCGACTTCCAGAGCCTGGATACCAGTTTTGCAATCTCCTATGGAGTACTTTTCAGCCAGCTTGTGCAGATGAAATCCGAAGGTGCCGACCTTCCCGCCTATCATGATCTGGCGAATGATGTAAACCATGCCATCGACATCCTTCATCAGGACGACAGTTTAAAATCCAGAATCAGGAATGATTTTGAGCGTTTTGTTGTTAAAGACCCCCGAATAGCGGGGATGCTGGAGCGATATAAGGACTACGGCAAGAAGCTGATGATCATCACAAACTCTGATTACGCCTACACCAGAAAGCTGATGGACTACTCCCTCAATCCCTTTCTAAAAAAGTATAAGAACTGGCGTGAGCTCTTTGATATTGTTATCACATTTGCCGACAAGCCCCGGTTCTTTGAGCAGAAGGGTCGTTTCCTTAAGATAGATCCCGAATCTGAAACCATGATCAATCATACTGACGCTGTGGACAGCGGCATCTATCAGGGTGGAAATTTTTCCAAACTGCAGAAGGATCTGGGATACTCGGGCAGTGAGATTCTCTACCTGGGTGACCATATTTATGGTGATGTTGTCTCTATCAAGAAAAGCTGTAACTGGCGTACCGCTCTTGTTCTGGGAGATCTGGAAGATGAGATTAAGGGAATCAGAGAGTCCAGAAGCATTCAGGAAGAGATTAATAGCCTTATGGATAAAAAACTCAAACTGGAGAAAGAGATCAACAGCCTTGACTCCCGACGCTATGAGGGAGAAGCAGTCTCCCGAAGCAGAATAACAGCCCTCTTTGACTCGCTGGACAAACTCAATTCCAAGATTTCCGAACTTCTGGGACAGTATAAAGCTTTCTTTAATCCCTATTGGGGGGAAATTCTCAGAGCGGGCTTTGACGAGAGCCGATATGCCGAGCAGGTTGAAAAATATGCCTGTGTCTACATGACTAAGGTATCAGATCTGTATGACTACTCACCCAAGACCTATTTCCGCCCCTACAGACGCACCATGCCTCACGAAGACCTGAACCTTCTAGACTGA
- a CDS encoding ROK family protein, translating to MKLNAVRRNRIVNTSRIIREIWTARSISRVDLSRKLDLNKSTVTNIVSNMLDNKLVLETTEGPSTPQGGRKPVRLEINRNYGYILGFEIRPESYTVVAVDILGDILFSRTESIDISSKNFKEIFFKLQDDLEKELTWIGRPLIGIGIGCSGIIDAPKRIIRASIPLHFTEPFDFYKEIACHSKVPVYIDNDANSCAWGELTFHRTQNLQNFLFCLIEFRDIAKSKAPEQTAIGMGIAINGNVYYGRNSSAGEFRSIFSSKAKEAGQLSLNYAKDSPIMEEPEIIEHFIRELSQHLALFVNTFNLSQVFLGGDLGPHMTERFRSVLNEEIRKNWPYDDQVDCEVRFSTLGDKSVAYGAAGLVMNRIFIDLEVLEAEDVERFGSLELVGNDAL from the coding sequence TTGAAGCTTAACGCTGTACGTAGAAACAGAATTGTAAACACTTCCAGAATCATACGTGAAATATGGACTGCCCGTTCTATCTCACGTGTAGATCTTTCTAGGAAACTGGACCTCAATAAATCAACGGTTACCAATATTGTCAGCAACATGCTGGATAATAAACTTGTACTGGAAACAACAGAAGGACCCTCTACTCCCCAGGGAGGAAGAAAGCCTGTCCGACTGGAAATCAATCGAAATTACGGCTACATACTCGGTTTTGAAATCAGACCCGAATCCTATACTGTTGTTGCCGTGGATATCCTTGGTGATATCCTTTTCTCCAGAACAGAATCCATAGATATCAGTTCAAAGAACTTTAAAGAGATTTTCTTCAAACTGCAGGATGATCTTGAGAAGGAACTGACCTGGATCGGTCGTCCCCTTATAGGTATCGGAATTGGATGCTCTGGAATTATCGATGCCCCGAAACGAATTATCCGGGCATCCATCCCTCTTCATTTCACCGAACCCTTTGATTTCTACAAAGAAATAGCCTGCCATTCAAAAGTACCCGTTTATATTGATAATGATGCCAACAGCTGTGCCTGGGGAGAACTTACATTCCACCGGACACAAAATCTGCAGAACTTTCTGTTCTGCCTGATAGAGTTCAGGGATATTGCCAAGTCAAAAGCCCCCGAACAGACAGCCATCGGTATGGGAATCGCCATAAACGGAAATGTTTACTATGGCAGAAACAGCTCGGCGGGTGAATTCAGAAGCATCTTCAGCAGCAAAGCCAAGGAAGCAGGGCAACTCTCACTGAATTACGCAAAAGACTCCCCCATCATGGAGGAGCCGGAGATTATTGAACATTTCATCAGGGAACTCTCCCAGCATCTTGCTCTCTTTGTGAATACATTCAACCTGAGCCAGGTATTTCTCGGTGGAGATCTGGGACCCCATATGACTGAGCGTTTCAGATCTGTACTGAATGAAGAGATCAGAAAAAACTGGCCCTATGACGATCAGGTCGACTGCGAAGTCCGTTTTTCCACTCTGGGAGATAAGTCGGTTGCCTATGGTGCCGCAGGACTTGTAATGAACAGGATCTTTATTGACCTGGAAGTTCTGGAAGCCGAGGATGTAGAGCGTTTCGGATCGCTCGAATTAGTTGGGAATGACGCACTCTGA
- a CDS encoding ABC transporter substrate-binding protein, producing MKKALLSSLIVAVIISSLFLTGCQKKAEAAAKPEKVVIKTMAYGDNSNAEGVSWVRIVDSFHEANPNITLDYELLYDEAYHQKVQARLASGDIPHLAYMGADARWGAPWKEAGQQFDHRDIIDKNMFDVSLIPSMGPNGEIFEIPLGTSNLTTVLYMNKALVEELGFSQPKTYDDLKAMVPAAQAAGLQVVSIDGADGWAWGSCLMSAMISRTSGDANFVSKSYDGDKSFTDPAWVAALGYIETMVADGVIDSKSVLVDYGSNISNYSNKKALFMVQGQWAAGGIENPEVADNTVMMAWPKMPGEKSATNDSVAAAIQVGYGLTKAGAAEAAVSEAAMKFISAYYSEPETTQRLRDGAIVAPILKGYATPSDLPKIIAEKVRFAQGVKVQVEVIDAFLSGAPNDALNAGMQKIASGQATAAEIAAEVEGLLR from the coding sequence ATGAAAAAAGCATTACTCTCATCTTTGATCGTAGCTGTTATCATCAGTTCTCTTTTCCTGACTGGATGTCAGAAAAAAGCTGAAGCTGCCGCCAAACCCGAAAAAGTTGTAATTAAAACCATGGCTTATGGTGACAACTCAAATGCTGAAGGTGTTAGCTGGGTAAGAATCGTGGACTCTTTCCATGAGGCCAATCCCAACATCACACTTGATTACGAACTTCTTTATGATGAAGCATACCACCAGAAAGTACAGGCAAGACTCGCATCAGGCGACATTCCTCACCTGGCTTACATGGGTGCCGACGCACGCTGGGGAGCTCCCTGGAAAGAAGCTGGTCAGCAGTTTGACCACAGAGACATCATTGACAAAAACATGTTTGACGTAAGCCTGATCCCTTCAATGGGACCCAATGGAGAGATCTTTGAGATTCCCCTTGGAACATCAAACCTGACAACAGTTCTTTATATGAACAAAGCTCTTGTTGAAGAACTGGGTTTTTCACAGCCCAAGACTTATGATGACTTGAAAGCCATGGTTCCTGCCGCACAGGCAGCCGGTCTTCAGGTTGTTTCTATCGACGGTGCTGACGGATGGGCATGGGGTTCATGTCTGATGTCTGCTATGATCTCCAGAACTTCTGGAGACGCAAACTTCGTATCCAAGTCTTATGATGGTGACAAATCTTTCACAGATCCTGCATGGGTAGCCGCTCTTGGTTATATTGAAACTATGGTAGCCGACGGTGTTATTGATTCTAAATCTGTACTGGTAGACTACGGTTCAAACATCTCCAACTACAGCAACAAAAAAGCTCTGTTTATGGTACAGGGTCAGTGGGCTGCCGGTGGAATCGAGAATCCCGAAGTAGCTGATAACACTGTAATGATGGCATGGCCCAAAATGCCCGGTGAAAAATCTGCAACCAACGACAGTGTTGCTGCAGCTATCCAGGTTGGTTACGGTTTGACAAAAGCCGGTGCAGCTGAAGCAGCCGTTTCTGAGGCAGCCATGAAGTTTATCAGTGCTTACTACAGTGAACCTGAAACTACTCAGAGACTGAGAGACGGTGCTATCGTAGCTCCTATCCTTAAAGGATATGCAACTCCCTCTGACCTGCCTAAAATCATTGCCGAAAAGGTTAGATTTGCTCAGGGTGTAAAAGTTCAGGTTGAAGTAATTGATGCTTTCCTCTCGGGTGCTCCTAACGACGCACTGA